A region of Selenomonadales bacterium 4137-cl DNA encodes the following proteins:
- the flgK gene encoding flagellar hook-associated protein FlgK, translated as MASTFGTYNVSYSGMYVSQAGLTATTNNLANVGTTGASRVRVSVTDTSTTLADGTTTTSGASVASITRARDRLLDATYRTQNADAGYWAVKSGDLEYMQELLNEYAADDGTSSDGLQQLINEFFSGWDALATDTTSTSARQQVVDSANSLIAGLTEIYGQLEQLRADAVSGTVDGVDSLNRLAEQVAELNRQIADAEVTGGEASYLRDQRDVLVDQMSALANITVYECSSGYQVTINGAALVSGYTANKLAASGSGTADDPLTITWENSGKGVSITGGSIAAYMEDADQTGYAAIDTGSLPYAFTTDAAASSVTTMMQALDDLLTTVAAKINALQSAGGGVAFFTAADTSQPLSIANIQVNASVAGDTILIVTGAEDGDNAIAAAIYDLCDEDIFSIAGLAMDVSEFYEAVISWVGTAGDNAAGSYETQSALVSQVDSQRQSIFSISLDEEMSNLIIYQEAYTANARVLSTIDGLIGDLIEDLG; from the coding sequence ATGGCATCGACTTTTGGTACCTACAATGTTTCCTATTCGGGCATGTATGTCAGCCAGGCCGGCCTGACGGCCACGACGAACAATCTGGCCAATGTCGGGACTACCGGGGCCTCGCGCGTGCGTGTATCGGTCACCGATACGTCGACAACGCTGGCCGACGGGACAACGACGACGAGCGGCGCCAGCGTGGCGTCGATCACCCGGGCCCGCGACAGGCTGCTGGACGCGACCTACCGCACGCAAAACGCCGACGCCGGCTATTGGGCGGTGAAAAGCGGCGATCTCGAATACATGCAGGAGCTGCTGAACGAATACGCGGCCGACGACGGGACCTCGAGCGACGGCCTGCAGCAGCTCATCAACGAGTTTTTCTCCGGCTGGGACGCCCTGGCGACGGATACGACCAGCACCAGCGCCCGCCAGCAGGTCGTCGACAGCGCTAATTCGCTGATAGCGGGTCTGACTGAGATTTACGGTCAGCTGGAGCAGCTCAGGGCCGACGCGGTGAGCGGGACCGTCGACGGGGTGGATAGCCTGAACAGGCTGGCCGAGCAGGTGGCGGAGCTCAACCGGCAGATCGCCGACGCCGAAGTGACCGGCGGGGAGGCCAGCTACCTGCGTGACCAGCGCGACGTCCTCGTCGACCAGATGTCCGCTTTGGCCAACATCACCGTCTACGAGTGCAGCAGCGGTTACCAGGTGACGATCAACGGCGCGGCGCTGGTATCCGGCTACACCGCCAACAAGCTGGCGGCGTCGGGAAGCGGGACGGCGGACGATCCGCTCACGATAACCTGGGAGAACTCGGGCAAGGGGGTAAGCATCACCGGCGGCAGCATAGCGGCTTATATGGAGGATGCCGACCAGACCGGCTACGCGGCCATCGACACCGGCAGCCTGCCGTACGCCTTCACCACCGATGCCGCGGCGAGTTCGGTCACGACGATGATGCAGGCGCTGGACGACCTGCTTACGACGGTCGCCGCGAAAATCAACGCACTGCAAAGCGCCGGCGGCGGGGTGGCGTTTTTCACCGCCGCCGACACCAGCCAGCCGCTCAGCATCGCCAATATCCAGGTTAACGCCAGCGTGGCCGGGGACACGATCCTGATCGTGACCGGCGCGGAGGACGGGGACAATGCCATCGCCGCCGCGATCTACGACCTTTGCGACGAGGATATTTTCTCGATCGCCGGGCTGGCGATGGATGTGAGCGAGTTTTACGAAGCGGTGATCTCCTGGGTTGGGACGGCCGGCGACAACGCCGCCGGCAGTTACGAAACCCAGTCGGCCCTGGTGAGCCAGGTGGACAGCCAGCGGCAGTCGATTTTCAGCATCTCGCTCGACGAGGAAATGTCCAACCTGATCATCTACCAGGAAGCCTATACCGCCAACGCGCGGGTGCTGAGCACCATCGACGGCCTGATCGGCGATTTGATCGAAGATTTGGGATAG
- a CDS encoding flagellin — MGMVINHNLSALNTYNQLNLNSTAMNKSLQKLSSGYAINSAADDAAGLAISEKMRGQIRGLDQASSNAQNAISLVQTAEGALEETTEILQRMRELAAQSASDTNTDADRESIQSEIDALVEEINRIADTTEFNTKKLLDGSMAEANATAVANVSTNEELATTTTVAADLTTLTDADGNSLGIVAGDTVTVSYMMNGSLVTATTTVAAGVALEDIDDTNFTFSMNADNQLIATAAAAGTTGAVYGLTVTVANSDGETKTAATNALSSFTQTTAAKDVCSDGSASVLIGANTGQSISINIETMDASSLGVEGLKVDSYGAANVALKVIDTATATVTSARSKLGAIQNRLEHTINNLTTTSENLTAAESRIRDVDMASEMANYTKLSVITQAATAMLAQANQQPQQVLTLLQ, encoded by the coding sequence ATGGGTATGGTCATCAATCACAATCTCTCGGCGCTGAACACCTACAACCAGCTCAACCTCAACAGCACGGCGATGAACAAGTCGCTGCAGAAACTCTCGTCCGGCTACGCCATCAACAGCGCCGCCGACGACGCCGCCGGACTGGCGATCTCCGAAAAGATGCGCGGCCAGATTCGCGGCCTCGACCAGGCCAGCTCCAACGCCCAGAACGCCATCTCGCTCGTGCAGACGGCGGAAGGCGCCCTCGAGGAAACCACCGAAATCCTCCAACGTATGCGCGAACTCGCCGCCCAGTCGGCCAGCGACACCAACACCGACGCCGACCGGGAAAGCATCCAGAGCGAGATCGACGCCCTGGTGGAGGAGATCAACCGCATCGCCGACACCACCGAGTTCAACACCAAGAAGTTGCTCGACGGCTCGATGGCCGAAGCCAACGCCACCGCCGTCGCCAACGTCTCGACCAACGAGGAACTCGCAACTACTACGACCGTAGCCGCCGATCTCACCACCCTCACCGACGCCGACGGCAACTCGCTCGGCATCGTCGCCGGCGACACCGTCACCGTCAGCTACATGATGAACGGCTCGCTCGTCACCGCCACGACCACGGTCGCGGCAGGCGTAGCCCTTGAGGACATCGACGACACCAACTTCACCTTCAGCATGAACGCCGACAACCAGCTGATCGCCACCGCCGCGGCCGCCGGCACCACCGGAGCCGTCTACGGCCTGACGGTCACCGTCGCCAACTCCGACGGCGAAACCAAAACCGCCGCCACCAACGCGCTGTCGTCCTTCACCCAGACGACCGCCGCCAAGGATGTCTGCAGCGACGGCTCGGCGTCCGTGCTCATCGGCGCCAACACCGGCCAGAGCATCAGCATCAACATCGAAACCATGGACGCCAGCTCGCTGGGTGTCGAGGGCCTCAAGGTCGACAGCTACGGGGCCGCCAACGTCGCCCTCAAGGTTATCGACACCGCCACCGCGACGGTAACCTCAGCCCGTTCCAAGCTCGGCGCCATCCAGAACAGGCTGGAGCACACCATCAACAACCTGACCACCACCAGCGAAAACCTGACCGCCGCCGAATCGCGCATTCGCGACGTCGACATGGCGTCCGAGATGGCCAACTACACCAAGCTGAGCGTTATCACCCAGGCGGCCACCGCCATGCTGGCCCAGGCCAATCAGCAGCCCCAGCAGGTACTGACGCTCCTCCAGTAA
- the flgK gene encoding flagellar hook-associated protein FlgK: MASTFGGVRIADRGLSASQIALATTTNNISNVNTTGYSRQTVNQIAVGPAAVYSRSTVGNGTEVTSVTRVNSFRLDQKYWTENSSLGYYGTTADYLGQIEVYLDTSATDTSFSDMLSNFYSALEALATDNSAAARTTVLEYGQEICAYFNEAAEALTELRSEVNLEVKTAVEQVNSYAGQIAELNQRITVAATSGAATNELEDRRDLLIDELSKLTDISVTASTVYTAGDGTTTSTYTVTLKGSTLVSGTTARKLECYTITDGSAQDGMYGLRWTDSGTELSAGDSGTLAAYLDIRDGTGENGDYKGILYYMDQLNDFARTFAEAFNEGVYADGTRYYAGHAGGYGLDGTTGTRFFTYGSATSADIESALASGLTLDDIYANVSAANISLTTDVTEDVNKIAASSSATDADGNNENANDLIEICQDTRMFGPGSPVDCYDSIIATLGTENAYASRQSSRQSSLVAYIDDCRSSVSGVSTNEETAYLTKYQEAYAASAQALTTWSEVLATTVNMVSD; encoded by the coding sequence ATGGCCTCAACCTTCGGGGGCGTAAGGATCGCCGACCGCGGCCTGTCTGCGAGCCAGATAGCCCTGGCGACGACCACCAACAATATCAGCAACGTCAATACCACCGGCTATTCGCGGCAGACCGTCAACCAGATAGCGGTCGGCCCGGCCGCGGTTTACAGCCGCAGCACCGTCGGCAACGGGACGGAGGTCACTTCGGTGACCAGGGTCAATAGTTTCCGCCTCGATCAGAAATACTGGACGGAAAACAGTTCACTGGGCTATTACGGGACTACGGCCGATTACCTGGGTCAGATCGAGGTCTACCTGGACACCTCGGCCACCGATACGTCCTTCAGCGATATGCTGAGCAATTTTTACTCCGCGCTGGAGGCGCTGGCGACCGACAACAGCGCGGCGGCCCGGACCACCGTCCTGGAGTACGGCCAGGAGATCTGCGCCTACTTCAACGAAGCGGCCGAAGCGCTGACCGAGCTGCGCAGCGAGGTGAATCTCGAGGTCAAGACGGCGGTGGAGCAGGTCAATTCCTACGCCGGCCAGATCGCCGAGCTGAACCAGCGGATCACGGTGGCGGCCACTTCCGGCGCCGCCACCAACGAGCTGGAGGACAGGCGGGATCTGCTTATCGACGAACTCTCCAAGCTGACCGACATCAGCGTAACCGCCTCGACGGTGTACACCGCCGGCGACGGCACGACCACCTCCACATACACCGTAACGCTCAAGGGCTCGACGCTGGTCAGCGGCACCACCGCCCGCAAGCTGGAGTGCTATACCATCACCGACGGCAGCGCGCAGGACGGCATGTACGGCCTTCGCTGGACCGACAGCGGCACGGAGCTTTCCGCCGGAGACAGCGGCACGCTCGCGGCGTATCTCGATATCCGCGACGGGACGGGCGAAAACGGCGATTATAAAGGTATTCTGTACTATATGGACCAGTTGAACGATTTCGCGCGGACGTTCGCCGAAGCTTTCAACGAAGGCGTGTACGCCGACGGGACCCGGTATTACGCCGGCCACGCCGGCGGCTACGGCCTCGACGGCACCACCGGCACCCGCTTCTTCACGTACGGCTCCGCGACGTCGGCGGATATCGAGAGCGCGCTCGCGTCCGGCCTGACTTTGGATGATATATACGCCAACGTCTCGGCCGCCAATATTTCGCTGACGACGGACGTCACGGAGGATGTGAACAAAATTGCCGCCTCCTCTAGCGCGACCGACGCCGACGGCAACAACGAGAACGCCAACGACCTGATCGAAATCTGCCAGGATACGCGGATGTTCGGCCCCGGCTCGCCGGTGGACTGCTATGATTCGATCATCGCCACCCTCGGCACGGAAAACGCTTACGCGTCGCGGCAGAGCAGCCGGCAGAGCAGCCTGGTGGCGTACATCGACGATTGCCGTTCCTCGGTGTCCGGGGTATCGACCAACGAGGAGACGGCCTATCTGACGAAGTACCAGGAGGCTTACGCCGCCTCGGCCCAGGCGCTGACCACCTGGAGCGAGGTTCTGGCGACCACCGTCAACATGGTGTCAGATTGA
- the fliD gene encoding flagellar filament capping protein FliD, giving the protein MSSSITTTTINGTTRITGLASGIDVDSIVEQLMAAEKEKKLNKLQQKEQLATWRQEAYREIISDLQTFTNKYFSLTSSSSLLSSKNFNQFTVSSSSSAVTASYTSAASAGSHTVTVSQLATKATLASGASLSADVQGSAAADYSDLSGKSVVLTVDGTEYTVSLDDVTDLASLQSAVDDAVGEGKVTVATTTNDSGASVLTITAADSGVQEIAVSSPDAGDSGLSALGFVAADGAVLANRLTTSTATLEDVAAYLGITFNSTDGIELTVNGTSFSFDKSTTVDELIDEINAADCGATIEYDQTSGKLVMTAATTGAGNKLTVAEGTGSDFLAKALSVATAGKDAKLTVDGQAMTRSTNTVTADGVTYTLNATTDEDATVSLIQDTDAVYDLVSSFVEDYNALIATITAEITADYDADYPPLTDDQKAEMTDEEIENWEAQAKTGLLEDDSLLRSMLSELRSAVTDSISGVSTSIFAIGIDTGSYDENGKLYIDEDALKEALQSDPDEIVKLFTQQSSSYSGTATVRKLTSAQLSTRYKEEGVAYRFYDVLAKYTSTVRDSSGSKGLLLEKAGVENDSSDTANSLSELIEDYQTALADEEDRLDDYEERLYSKYTTLETYISNMNAQLTALQSYLSSSTGS; this is encoded by the coding sequence ATGTCCAGCAGCATCACCACGACGACCATCAACGGTACGACGCGGATCACCGGCTTGGCTTCCGGCATCGACGTGGACTCGATCGTCGAGCAGTTGATGGCGGCCGAGAAGGAGAAGAAGCTTAATAAGCTCCAGCAGAAGGAGCAGCTGGCGACCTGGCGGCAGGAGGCCTACCGGGAGATAATCAGCGACCTCCAGACTTTCACCAACAAGTATTTCAGCCTTACGTCGTCAAGCAGCCTGCTGAGCAGCAAGAACTTCAACCAGTTCACCGTCAGCTCGTCGAGCAGCGCCGTGACGGCAAGCTACACCAGCGCGGCCAGCGCGGGCAGCCACACCGTCACGGTCAGCCAGTTGGCAACAAAGGCCACCCTGGCGAGCGGCGCCAGCCTATCCGCCGACGTGCAGGGCAGCGCGGCCGCCGATTATTCCGACCTCAGCGGCAAAAGCGTCGTTTTAACGGTGGACGGCACCGAGTACACCGTCAGCCTGGACGACGTGACCGACCTCGCTTCGCTGCAGAGCGCCGTGGACGACGCCGTCGGCGAGGGCAAGGTGACGGTCGCGACCACCACTAACGACAGCGGCGCGAGCGTGCTGACGATCACCGCCGCCGACAGCGGCGTGCAGGAAATCGCCGTAAGTTCCCCCGATGCGGGCGACAGCGGGCTGTCCGCCCTCGGATTCGTCGCTGCCGACGGCGCCGTGCTCGCCAACCGCCTGACAACGTCGACGGCGACGCTGGAGGATGTCGCCGCTTACCTGGGGATTACCTTCAACAGCACCGACGGCATCGAGCTGACTGTCAACGGCACCAGCTTCAGCTTCGACAAGAGCACTACCGTCGATGAGCTGATCGACGAGATCAACGCCGCCGACTGCGGGGCGACGATCGAGTACGACCAGACTTCCGGCAAGCTGGTCATGACCGCCGCTACTACCGGCGCCGGCAATAAGCTGACGGTGGCCGAGGGGACGGGCAGCGATTTTCTGGCGAAGGCGCTGAGCGTGGCGACCGCCGGCAAGGACGCCAAGCTGACGGTCGACGGGCAGGCGATGACCCGCAGCACCAACACCGTCACCGCCGACGGCGTGACCTACACCCTGAACGCCACCACCGACGAGGACGCGACTGTCAGCCTGATCCAGGACACGGACGCCGTCTACGACCTCGTCAGCAGCTTTGTGGAGGACTACAACGCGCTGATCGCGACGATCACCGCCGAAATCACCGCGGACTACGACGCCGATTATCCGCCGCTTACCGACGACCAGAAGGCGGAGATGACCGACGAGGAGATCGAAAATTGGGAAGCCCAGGCCAAGACCGGGCTGCTCGAGGACGATTCGCTGCTGCGCTCGATGCTGAGCGAGCTGCGCTCGGCGGTGACCGACTCCATCTCGGGCGTGTCGACTTCCATTTTCGCCATCGGCATCGACACCGGCAGCTATGACGAGAACGGCAAGCTCTACATCGACGAAGACGCCCTCAAGGAGGCGCTGCAGAGCGACCCGGACGAGATCGTGAAGCTGTTTACCCAGCAGTCGTCCAGCTACTCGGGAACGGCCACGGTGCGCAAGCTGACGTCGGCCCAACTGTCGACCCGCTATAAGGAGGAAGGAGTCGCATACCGTTTTTACGACGTGCTGGCCAAGTACACTTCGACCGTCCGCGACAGCAGCGGCAGCAAGGGGCTGCTGCTCGAAAAGGCCGGCGTGGAAAATGACTCGTCCGACACCGCCAACTCGCTGAGCGAGCTGATCGAGGACTACCAGACCGCGCTCGCCGACGAGGAGGACCGGCTGGACGACTACGAGGAGCGGCTGTATTCGAAGTACACCACGCTGGAAACGTACATCAGCAATATGAACGCCCAGTTGACGGCGCTTCAATCATACCTTTCATCTTCGACGGGGAGTTGA
- the flgL gene encoding flagellar hook-associated protein FlgL produces the protein MRITNNMMVTSTIRNINAAASRLNEASERVSTELKISLPSDDPVVATKTIKYRDYVAKIEQYQSNASAADSWMSTTDDALSELYDYVAAVKDDISKACTAEATTSDWADIKEEVMAYLEGIVQVVNADYGGRYIFGGFSVSEAPYELVERMATNISSAAYDTGDFSLAGDLAAGSYTMTVTESGGTYTVTMTDGTNTYTGTTDSSTGTVELKTADGQVMATLTAPAGGLASASFTFDATECVAVKYKGQYLSTVLADTVDAATMQAMYSGNTYVDSGSDQSIKYNLGYGADVTVNTEGQDVVGDSAANLFNTLTKLLLALSADGTTGGATYQSYDTGTDTVTTGTIGTTDELLDDINADIERLTTAQASLGARETYVANVSDRLANDYTNYTTLLSDTIDVDVSEALIEQTTAETVYEAALSVGAKAISKTLVDYTA, from the coding sequence ATGCGCATAACCAACAACATGATGGTGACGAGCACCATCAGGAACATCAACGCCGCGGCCAGCCGCCTGAACGAGGCCTCGGAGCGGGTCTCGACCGAGCTGAAGATCTCGCTGCCGTCCGACGATCCGGTGGTGGCCACCAAGACGATCAAGTACCGCGATTATGTGGCCAAGATCGAGCAATATCAGAGCAACGCCAGTGCGGCCGATTCCTGGATGAGCACGACGGACGACGCGCTGAGCGAGCTCTACGATTACGTCGCCGCCGTCAAGGACGACATCTCCAAGGCGTGCACCGCCGAGGCGACCACGAGCGACTGGGCCGATATCAAGGAGGAGGTCATGGCTTACCTGGAGGGGATCGTCCAGGTTGTGAACGCCGATTACGGCGGCCGCTACATCTTCGGCGGCTTCAGCGTCAGCGAGGCGCCGTACGAGTTGGTGGAGCGGATGGCGACGAATATCAGCTCCGCCGCCTACGATACCGGGGACTTCAGCCTGGCGGGCGATCTCGCCGCAGGCAGCTACACGATGACGGTAACCGAGTCCGGCGGCACTTACACGGTTACGATGACCGACGGCACGAACACGTACACAGGGACGACCGATTCGAGCACCGGAACGGTCGAGCTGAAAACCGCCGACGGCCAGGTGATGGCTACGCTGACCGCGCCGGCGGGCGGCCTTGCGTCCGCCAGTTTCACCTTTGACGCGACCGAGTGCGTGGCGGTGAAGTACAAGGGCCAATACCTGAGCACGGTACTGGCGGACACGGTCGATGCCGCGACGATGCAGGCGATGTACTCCGGCAATACTTATGTCGACAGCGGCAGCGACCAGTCGATCAAATACAACCTCGGCTACGGCGCCGACGTGACCGTCAACACCGAAGGCCAGGATGTCGTCGGCGACAGCGCCGCCAACCTGTTCAACACCCTGACCAAGCTGCTGCTGGCGCTGAGCGCGGACGGCACCACCGGCGGCGCCACCTATCAGAGCTACGACACCGGGACCGATACGGTCACGACGGGCACGATCGGCACTACCGACGAGCTGCTCGACGACATAAACGCGGATATCGAACGGCTGACGACCGCGCAGGCCAGCCTGGGCGCGCGGGAAACGTACGTGGCCAACGTCAGCGACCGATTGGCGAACGATTATACCAATTACACTACCCTGCTAAGCGACACCATCGATGTCGACGTGAGCGAGGCGCTGATCGAGCAGACCACCGCGGAGACGGTTTACGAGGCGGCGCTGTCGGTGGGGGCGAAGGCCATCAGCAAGACGCTGGTGGATTACACGGCCTAG